The sequence below is a genomic window from Vespula pensylvanica isolate Volc-1 chromosome 1, ASM1446617v1, whole genome shotgun sequence.
GCAATTCCTACTAGCGACATCAGTGAATTACTACTATCGTCCTGGTACTATATACGAATCCTTTATCTTCCGCAAAAGCTCAGCTTCCTTCTTAGCTACCCGTTGATGGTAGAGGTGCTATTTCTAGAACTGTACGGCTTTTTTGCATTCAGTAGATACTCTTATATCACGAGTTAATGAtatagatttaataatataccgACGTATATGCGTAACAAGTAAAGATGTTcagtttgatataaaatacagTACAAATATGGGCTCAATTTTAAATAGTTGTACATTGTATTGCAGAACGTAGTGGTGTGcaatgttttaaataatttcgttaaaacTTACCAGTGAACtacgaatatatacacacacacacacacacacacatatatatatctttaaactGTGATAGTCATAACTGTatgactaaaaaaaaataatcgttttattttataaatctacAAAATATCAACTATTATTGATAATGTTTGAGTGGGCTTATGATGGTGTTAACAGTTCTATACCAAGGAATGTTGGTCCAGAATGTGCACATTACTtaagtacaaaaagaaaaataattgaaacagcttttgtatctatatttattatatcattttggGTATGgggttttaaaaaaataacattaccAAAGAGATTACCATATGTTAATCAAGATAGACTTGGTAAAagagttttattaattattatgtctATGGTTCTGGGCGTAGAAATTGGTTTTAAATTTACAAGTcgtactattatttatttgttaaatccTTGTCATATTACTACTGCTATGcaggtaaatattttaatactttctttgtatttaacattacaattttttatctatgttattaattttttatttgtatagatatatctattagCAGCAGATCCAAGTCCTATGGTGACAAGTATCTTCCGAATACATCTAAATCTTATGAATGGTCCTGTGCTGGCATTTCTGTTCCCAGAAACAGAATCTCGaagagtaaataataataatgatgataatatttaattttaaatatggaagaatagaaatataaaataatatgaatttatcTTTTAGATATTTCCAGATAAAGCAGTTTACTATATTCAACATGGTTTAATGTTAGTAATACCATATTACTTATTAAGAATTGGAGGTAATagctaataaaattttttattatatattatcatgttatttatttttcaatagatttttttatatgtaattttttattttttatttttttttttttaggagtATACAATGTTGAACCTTTGTCAGATTTGAACTGGTCAATTTTAAGTTATGGTTTTAATCTAGCATATCACTTCTGGATTTTGCAACTTATTGCTTtggtatgatatatatatttttatcttataacttatattttatataactggTTTTGGTACTTacagtatattttattatgtccTATATAGCCTGTGCAAGTGAATCTCAGCCATATGTTATGTTCAGCAGTCTTAGATCCATTTGAAGGACAAAACTATAGAATGGGTGCATTTGTACATCAGGGATTATTGTGCCCTTTTTTGTCTAAATTATTATGCTATCTATATGATTATCTGTTGACTAAATGTCTTTTAACAAAAGTTAAACCATCTCTTGAAATTGCATTACCAAGGAGAAAGtatgaagatgaaaataataaacaagtgtcaaataaattagaaaatggGCATACTCATTTAGAGTAGTTGAATCTCTAACATTTAATGGAATTCATATATACGaatcttttgtaataataaagtaagtatctaaaatattagaatataagaacattaaatttatgatttacaatagttatataatctattaatAGAGCAAAATtcatttgattatattttttcagaaTAGTACTTCCTGATCATGTAACAATTGGTGATAAATAATCTTTGTGTAATCTTAGTGATACacaatgtatatgtatttaagtaGCATGCCTATTACTTTTTCAAGTACTCATATTTGTTTTAAGTACTTATGAAGAACTATGCATAAATGCTATGTAgggattaattaatgaaaaagtatgGCAGCAATAAAGGTAGATAGTACATTACTGTTTCAAGagcttttttataattatagcaTTATTGGtgacataaaaagaaaatttacaaactaaaatatttctatattaaatataaatgaataaattactTTTAGCAAAGATGTTTTATTAGAAAGACACTGTAAATGAAGCAAATTGATATTGTATAAAGAACTACGTCAAATATTAACAGTACcataaagtataattatataaaaaagggaTATAATGTCTTTAAAGATCTTCTATTTTTGACAGTTTGTTCTTTAATgactaattattttacatcatttatttatatttcaacattcaggtttaaataatatattacaaagaaTGATAATGTATAGTAGCatgatactaaaaaaaaagatctgttacaatattgttaaatttataaatacagtACTTTTATGGCCTGAATTTATTATGATGGCCTCTAACATACTCCTGCTAGACAGAGATACAAATGAGTAGataatgtgtttatatattatattttatatttaaattaaactttttttagCATACTATTTAGTAAGATAGGAATATCCACAAAATGGGATAtctacataaaataatttcaaaaatcagTTATCTGggtgttatatatatagtataaaaacagaaatatgagaaattattagtaattatataCCATATGAatgtaaagataaaataaactaaTTCAGTGGGGTTAgctgtattattattttttcttataatcatttgatttttagtctaaaaattttgttgtaaataaatattttatttaacttcttttttcttacgctCAGTTTCTTTGAATACTTTAAAAACTGATTTAACTAGGCATTGTTGTAATAGTGgacatatatctttattagCTTGTTTTATGAGTTCTATAGCATTAGTAATATGTTCCATATTTAAATTTCCTACTAAGAAAAATTCTGAAATTTGTTCAAGCTGTGGAAGAGATGCTTGTAGTATAATGCCACGATTTTCACAAGATGTTAAggtattattacaatttaattCTTCAGCGCACGTTGGATCGAGACACAGTATATCACCACAGATAGCCtgttataatgtaattaaataatatcgttacattttgatattagataaaattttatgtgcttaaattaaaagtattttaaagACTTAGATACAAACATGCAATATGCATATAATTAGGGATTGTTTAAACATTATAGTAAactgtaaataaatttaccaCAGTAGATGCAGTAACAAGACCAAACATAGGAACGCCTGCATTAGCTAGTGCTAAACTAGCTACAGTTATTGCAGCTGCTAAGGATGAACCATTATTATCCAAAACTGTAGTATAGACATCTACTTGGAAGTTAGGAAACTCATgctaaagaaacaaagaaaagtattatgaatagaatatattataaaaaataaagtaaaataagtaacatctataaaagtatatttcttttttaaataaataaacatatccTTACTAAACAAACTGCTGGTTCCAAAGCTCTTTTCAAAATCAAACtatattctttctcctttgtaTCTTGTTgatgcatttttcttttttcacaagAGAATGGAGCAAATTTGAATTCACAAAACAATTCACCATGTGTAgagtaatcatttttattatgaatttcTCTGGGATCAAAGACTGAACATACAACTTTAGTATCACCCATTTCAATATATGCAGAACCTTTTGCTTGACTAATTATCCCAGTTTTTAAAactattaaagataatatgatttacatattaattttgGTGTATAACTTGCCATTAGATTAAGTTCTCTgtatacgaaataatattttgttttacatttaaaCTTACATATTTCCCTTCGTTCGTTATGTGCACGACCATCCTTCCTTTTAGATATGAaatcttttgtatatttttcctCACATTTAgcattaatatacataatatatggTACAGACACTTCTGGACCATTAATTCGTTTATGATCTATAGGCATGTTTAATTAgtaatgttttttcttatataaaatacgaacaaaatatatttaactctGTTACTATTTAGAAAGGTTATATTTCTAGAACTACAGACTTCGAAATGCCGCCATATTTCACTTTAAACCTCCACACTGTTCTAATACATTCTATGATCGTAACTTCGATTAGTAACGATAGATAGcgtaacaatatattattttatacagtGTTTATTGTCAACTAAAGGAGGtcgtttaaatttcttttgtttttaatgttATGAAAAATGCGTATGGTATAATTTGAATGGTTAAAAAAAGTGGGAatactatgaaaaaaaaaaatgtttgataaCAACACGAAATGCTAAATGTATTGAGTTATCTGCATCAATGTGTCTCAAGAGATATGAACAAGTTATTTAGCTAACTGCAATAATCGTTAGTATTATGGTATAACTGGTAAGCATCTCACAAAGCACATTTTGAACATTTGTAACATGATAGCACACAACACAAACGCGTATGCGcgtcatataatatttttatcttttatgaaaacagtaaatataaatttatatttggatAGTTATGTGCTAgcaagtataatttatttgataaattgtataaataaatgcaccattaataatgttattatatatatatatatatatacgtagatacgagAACTTTGTCAACtcttttaaacaattaaataaaatttttttattttttataatttcaaatatagatacaaatttttcttaaataatattaatcatttattattattattcttgtaaTTCTGGTATTActtgttttaaaaattctctAACTGCAGGATAGTACTGTTCAGCGACATTGATAGCATCctaggaaaaatatttaacattgtgatagaaatttttctgataaattaaaaaaaaaaaggaagaaaaaattatttttacctcCTTAGTTGTTATTTTGACACCTTTAAGAAACTCTTTGGTGATTACATGTTTATAAGGTAGAGTGgcataatgattattaatatttaattgaagaTTAAAATTACAGTTACCAAATTCTTCTAAAGCaggtgatttaaaaaaataatcatgttGATTGCTAAAAGcctgtataaatattttaccgaattatatatgtattatatttaataatatatatatatacatatatatatatatatatatatatatatatatatatatatcttataaacgTTATATACCTTATTATACCAAAAAGCTCCTGCTAtatctgtaatataaatagatattgtttcaatgttttcattaaaatcatccatattttgttgttttagTATTTCAGCCATTTCCAAATATCtataaagttaataattaaacattaataagATGTAACATTCAATTACAAGCTTCTTACTTTAAGTTACAAGTTTATACTTCCTGAATTACCTTAATATCAATGCACAAATTCTATTAACAAATGCACAATTTTTAGTTGCAAATGCTGCATAAATCACAGGAGCAGGAGCTATAGCCCATGTTGATATGTAACTACGAGATTCTAATTCAAAAAGctgatcataaaaaaatggttataattatgaaaattcttagagaaaaaaaaaaaaaaataaaagagaaaaaaaagataaaggaaatattattcaattcaGTACATACCACTTCATAAAATGTAAGACTTTCAGATagaagtaatatattatatgaatgtGCATTTAAACCAGTTATAATAAGATCTTTTgagatttttataagaatagaaataatatcagTTATTTTATCCGTTGGTGCTTGCCCCAAAAATGGTGCTGGTACTTTTTGACAACATTCATCAAATCCTTGATTAATGAActatcaaaaatattcttcatttactatatatttaatgatcgataatatatatatatataatattagcaAAGTTTATACGTACTATATTAGTGATAAGAATTCTACAAGtttctataattttacatttgaGGGTAATTGATGAttcataaaacatattttttatatgtggTAATATCGTTTGCTGTACTtctataatcaaaataaatatcgaataatttgtatttacaatttttcttagaGCAGAGAGAATGGTATAAAAAAgctttatagaaaaaaatattaccagttatagatataaaagtcATCCAttgtaataattctaatattttaatatcatgttCTCTGCTGTTTAAATACAAGTACTCatcaataaaaagatttacaaCAAGTATACCTTGTTgcatatatttagaaaattcgaCAGTCATATCGAgtattttctccatttctgttttagaaaatttacctctttctaatataaatgCTGTAATAATGCaattataaaaactatattttcaagaaattgaATCCGACATAtaatacctatacatatattccaTACCTCTTCTAAGTGTATTATAAAGGTTGTAAGAAAATCtactttgaaaatgaaaatcagCATATGTGAGAAGATGGTAACCAGCCATATTAACTAGTAAAGATATTGCATTACAAGGTAGTTCAATACTTGAATAATGTTGTCCTAATTCGTTAATGCtgtaatattgataatattaataatattaatgaattgttgagatttgtttaaaatgaaataaatatgactTACCTATATACATCAAAAATAGATTTggcatctttttctttaaagataCTCGAACCAATATGAAAATATCCAACAGATGGTAAGAGtaatttttccctttttttagaaaactgtaaaaatcatatatattatcatgaaCATAGTCAAGTTATATTATagaattcaaaaataatcatacttttgaaatattccAATTAAAATGTTCTGTTATTTCATTAAGGTTCTGTTGCATTTCTGTACGATCTTTAGCATCTTTTAATgctattcgtaatatttctgGTATGGGTCTCCAAACACTTTCTATATTCATAGTTTCAATTCTTTCTGGCACTAATTCAGGCTTATAAGTTTTAAACaagctataaaaaatatatttataagattatcaattttcttattgTGGATAAGAATTATTGATACATACGAAAGTAAGGCAGTAGTATGTTTTTGTCGATTGGAATGCTTCttatgaagaaataatattctagaAACATTTCGACGTGTTACATCTTCTggttttgttaatatatatatcacttgtGCTATATGCTTCTCCTTTAATAAGATGCATCTTATAAGCataacatattaataaaagattaatttataaaatttaaatcataattattaaataataaaacatgacaataccaatttttcttttctgagcatccaatgaaaaaatacatcATAGTACAtactaatgatttttttttcggcAAGACCATATTCCCACAAACCTGAAAAAGTATGCTGGATATTATATCATAAGCTTGTAATTCAATGAACactaacatattttttacgcTACCAACAATCCATTGCATAATTATAATTGCTACGGTGATTTTTAAGTCATCCAAGGAAGACAAACACCATGTTATCATAAGCTTCAGTgctttattagatattttatatatcggtACTAGACATTTTATTAGCAAGATATGTTTCACAGCAcctaacaaaaacaaatataataaaaaatatataatgcataATGATAAATgcaagaattaatttaatataatacatatatatatatacaacttaATACTAACCAAAATCaacatgtataataatatttatcaattgatCAATATCCTCGTTCGATAATCCTTTTGTCGTAGCTTCGCGTTGTAATATTTTGAGACCATCATTGAATCCATCAaacgattttcctttttctaaaatatataacatatataagcTAAAATAATCCAAGgacgttatattatattcttttataatatacaaattatattcttttatatatattactttcttagttttaaaaaactatttctatttcttacaAACTGTATCATATATGAAAACGATCtacttattttaattaatacatgatatcaaatattacatCTAATTCGTAATTCTATTGCTTACTTTCAGAAACGACTggatgtaaatttatatacaaaattcgttaaaaacttttcactcgacatatttttattttccaaatcgtaatttcatttctcttttctgcaCATCTATCATTCGCTTACCTTTCaagttatttaaaaacttAGAACTTAACTTTGCATCCTCCGAATCTTCTTCCATTCTTGTAAGAACCGcgcaattaattttcaatttgatcACGAAAGTTCGCACAGACGCATAAACGTTAGACATAAAACATATCGACATAAGAGCGAATATCTAcggtatattatttattagtttcaAATATCGACTGTGGCATTGCTATCGAATTCCAATTATTATACTTGTTGCCATCAGATTTTTGTTgaagaaatgtaattatagGTGGCAAGCTAGTAATattctaaatttatattatttataaataaagcttgaattaaaataatattcaaaatatggCTTTTCCTGAtgaatgttttaaatattatgaatgtGTTTTACTTTTAAGGCTAGAACTATATAGGCGTTTTATACGTTGTTTTTCCGCCGAAGAATTACGTGTTTTAAGGCAGTTCACTATTTCTCGCTTCTAACATTGCGACTTCAGCGATAGATATGgagaaaatatgaactacaagtGCCATAGAGAAACACTGCCCCCACTATGTAAGTACTGCGTCGGTGTATAAGCTTATATAGGTTTATCCCCTCTCGTGCGTATCTAACAATCGAGGGATagaaatgtttatatgtatacaaataatagtatatctgacaaaagcaagaaaaacCTATATGCCAGATTATACTTCTctgaaagatgaaaaatttttgttaattgtacatactctttttttcgtttttaattactacaatttttttttctttttaaattactacAGTAACTAAGATGTATTTAAATAGTCATTAACTCGATATTAGTCACGATGGAATACATGagatatcatataataattataaaatataacatataatagataataacaatagtagaaagaaaacttttgatACATATCTTAAATTCGAAAATACGTAGATATGATGGCGAATataagtaaaatagaaaatatatttaatttgaaaagcGTAATAAGAGTAcatcaaaattaatatgaatagataaaaatgaaataagtaaaaaaataagaattgaaaaaagtaagtaagaataaataaaaataaatatgaacaaataagagtaataaagaaattagaatttttcaatacgtttcttaaagaaatattggaattgtattatatctaatttgtttatctatcgatatataatcAACAATGTAAGTACTTTAATGTTTAGatagaattagaaagaaaatattttgaaaatatattggaATATACATTCGTTCGGTAGTACTGCGTCATATAAGATATTCTATAGATCGTAAGTAATACCGATACAAATCTTATTACGTGGAAGTTGCTGCTTATGGAGATTCATGGACTTACGACGACTCTAAAATCCATGTTACTAGTTATCACGTCTTTGATTAAACCTccaaatttaaaatgaaactttGTACAAAATTAGTCAAGAATTACGTCTGTACTTACCAAAATCGTAGACCGTTACTACACTAAGAAGGATAAACAAccgaattatttctttttaattattacatatttcatatacttttgtcaattttttgatttatttttttttttacaataatatttccatGATAACTataagatcaaagaaaaaatagcgattgttatatcatttttttaaattattatatatgtcataaaaattaatatttttacataattatctattttaaataaaaatattgttaataaataaaaatatcaaaaattgttatatatatcattgacatttgtatgtataaatattgagAAATAATTGATGATTTTCCGAttttagttattttattatgtttatgtaaaaaataaaatcgaatattattgtatcttttattgcaaggatataattgaaataaactttgaaaaaaattaatgtgataatatacgatttttatttttgttattataagcTATTTCACATCCGTATAACGAGTACAATCGTTACATAGAATTAAACGATTCTTTGTTTCACATGTACAATcttgaataatttctatatgatatcattattgtttattGCTAAAGATGTGTATATGCGATAATTACAGAATTcgtgttaattaaatatattgatataatatcaCATATCGCTGTAACGAGAGTAATCTACGAAAATCAAGCAAGCATacttttaatgattttatttaattttttttttgtttcaattttatattgtgcgaataatatttattaagctTTCTCAAACTATTCCAGATGTATTcgacgtattttttctttttttttcccttgttttaagaagtataatatttaatattgcaaTCTGTCGCGCACTGACGTATTTCTGTTATGTCTCCTTACAACTtcaattttgcaaaaaaaaaaaaaaaaaaaaaaaaaaNNNNNNNNNNNNNNNNNttcaaatatatatatatatatataatttcttttgttccaTAATCATATTGAAAGATTTaacattataattacaattcaGTTAGtgcgaaattatat
It includes:
- the LOC122629173 gene encoding centromere protein I-like isoform X2; the protein is MITWCLSSLDDLKITVAIIIMQWIVGLWEYGLAEKKIISMYYDVFFHWMLRKEKLEKHIAQVIYILTKPEDVTRRNVSRILFLHKKHSNRQKHTTALLSLFKTYKPELVPERIETMNIESVWRPIPEILRIALKDAKDRTEMQQNLNEITEHFNWNISKFSKKREKLLLPSVGYFHIGSSIFKEKDAKSIFDVYSINELGQHYSSIELPCNAISLLVNMAGYHLLTYADFHFQSRFSYNLYNTLRRAFILERGKFSKTEMEKILDMTVEFSKYMQQGILVVNLFIDEYLYLNSREHDIKILELLQWMTFISITEVQQTILPHIKNMFYESSITLKCKIIETCRILITNIFINQGFDECCQKVPAPFLGQAPTDKITDIISILIKISKDLIITGLNAHSYNILLLSESLTFYEVLFELESRSYISTWAIAPAPVIYAAFATKNCAFVNRICALILRYLEMAEILKQQNMDDFNENIETISIYITDIAGAFWYNKAFSNQHDYFFKSPALEEFGNCNFNLQLNINNHYATLPYKHVITKEFLKGVKITTKEDAINVAEQYYPAVREFLKQVIPELQE
- the LOC122629173 gene encoding centromere protein I-like isoform X1, encoding MSICFMSNVYASVRTFVIKLKINCAVLTRMEEDSEDAKLSSKFLNNLKEKGKSFDGFNDGLKILQREATTKGLSNEDIDQLINIIIHVDFGAVKHILLIKCLVPIYKISNKALKLMITWCLSSLDDLKITVAIIIMQWIVGLWEYGLAEKKIISMYYDVFFHWMLRKEKLEKHIAQVIYILTKPEDVTRRNVSRILFLHKKHSNRQKHTTALLSLFKTYKPELVPERIETMNIESVWRPIPEILRIALKDAKDRTEMQQNLNEITEHFNWNISKFSKKREKLLLPSVGYFHIGSSIFKEKDAKSIFDVYSINELGQHYSSIELPCNAISLLVNMAGYHLLTYADFHFQSRFSYNLYNTLRRAFILERGKFSKTEMEKILDMTVEFSKYMQQGILVVNLFIDEYLYLNSREHDIKILELLQWMTFISITEVQQTILPHIKNMFYESSITLKCKIIETCRILITNIFINQGFDECCQKVPAPFLGQAPTDKITDIISILIKISKDLIITGLNAHSYNILLLSESLTFYEVLFELESRSYISTWAIAPAPVIYAAFATKNCAFVNRICALILRYLEMAEILKQQNMDDFNENIETISIYITDIAGAFWYNKAFSNQHDYFFKSPALEEFGNCNFNLQLNINNHYATLPYKHVITKEFLKGVKITTKEDAINVAEQYYPAVREFLKQVIPELQE
- the LOC122629256 gene encoding exosome complex component MTR3 gives rise to the protein MPIDHKRINGPEVSVPYIMYINAKCEEKYTKDFISKRKDGRAHNERREIFLKTGIISQAKGSAYIEMGDTKVVCSVFDPREIHNKNDYSTHGELFCEFKFAPFSCEKRKMHQQDTKEKEYSLILKRALEPAVCLHEFPNFQVDVYTTVLDNNGSSLAAAITVASLALANAGVPMFGLVTASTVAICGDILCLDPTCAEELNCNNTLTSCENRGIILQASLPQLEQISEFFLVGNLNMEHITNAIELIKQANKDICPLLQQCLVKSVFKVFKETERKKKEVK
- the LOC122629236 gene encoding transmembrane protein 164, encoding MFEWAYDGVNSSIPRNVGPECAHYLSTKRKIIETAFVSIFIISFWVWGFKKITLPKRLPYVNQDRLGKRVLLIIMSMVLGVEIGFKFTSRTIIYLLNPCHITTAMQIYLLAADPSPMVTSIFRIHLNLMNGPVLAFLFPETESRRIFPDKAVYYIQHGLMLVIPYYLLRIGGVYNVEPLSDLNWSILSYGFNLAYHFWILQLIALPVQVNLSHMLCSAVLDPFEGQNYRMGAFVHQGLLCPFLSKLLCYLYDYLLTKCLLTKVKPSLEIALPRRKYEDENNKQVSNKLENGHTHLE